The following are encoded together in the Acanthochromis polyacanthus isolate Apoly-LR-REF ecotype Palm Island chromosome 14, KAUST_Apoly_ChrSc, whole genome shotgun sequence genome:
- the hsd3b1 gene encoding hydroxy-delta-5-steroid dehydrogenase, 3 beta- and steroid delta-isomerase 1, protein MSLLGDVCLVTGACGFLGRRLVKLLLEEEKTAEIRLLDKQVQLQLLQSLEGCKGDTKLTAFEGDIRDANFVRKACRGASVVFHIASIIDVTDAVEPSELYGVNVKGTQLLLEACIQENVGSFIYTSTIEVMGPNPRGEPIVNGDEDTVYQSSLKFNYSKTKKEAEDRTLQAHGEPLRTGGRLATCALRPMYIYGEGCRFLLGHMSDGIRNNDVLYRMSLPEALVNPVYVGNVAVGHLQAARSLKDPLKRDTVGGKFYFISDDTPHVSYSDFNHVVMAPLGFGIQKNLLVPLRLFYIFCFFMETVCLMLRPFIHLVPPLNRQLLTMLNTPFSFSYQKAKRVLGYEPRFSWEEARRSTMEWLASNLPAERERIALR, encoded by the exons ATGTCTCTGCTTGGCGACGTTTGCCTGGTGACGGGAGCTTGTGGATTTCTGGGACGGAGGctggtgaagctgctgctggaggaggaaaaaacagcCGAGATCCGACttctggacaaacaagtccagctgcagcttttacagAGTCTGGAGG GCTGCAAAGGCGACACCAAGCTGACTGCTTTTGAAGGCGACATCAGAGACGCCAACTTCGTTAGAAAAGCGTGTCGAGGAGCTTCCGTGGTTTTCCACATCGCTTCCATCATCGATGTCACCGACGCCGTGGAGCCCAGCGAGCTTTATGGGGTCAACGTCAAAG GAACCCAGCTCCTCCTGGAGGCCTGTATCCAGGAGAACGTTGGCTCCTTCATCTACACCAGCACCATCGAAGTGATGGGACCGAACCCCAGGGGAGAACCGATAGTCAACGGGGACGAGGACACCGTCTACCAGAGCAGCCTGAAGTTCAACTACAGCAAGACCAAGAAGGAGGCGGAGGACAGAACACTGCAGGCCCACGGAGAACCTCTGAGGACCGGCGGCCGGCTGGCGACCTGCGCCCTGCGACCGATGTACATCTACGGAGAGGGCTGTCGCTTCCTGCTGGGCCACATGAGCGACGGGATCCGAAACAACGACGTTCTGTACCGGATGTCCCTACCGGAGGCTCTGGTGAACCCCGTCTACGTGGGGAACGTCGCCGTCGGCCACCTCCAGGCTGCCAGGAGCCTCAAAGACCCGCTGAAACGAGACACCGTCGGTGGAAAGTTCTACTTTATCTCCGACGACACGCCTCATGTGAGCTACTCCGACTTCAACCACGTGGTCATGGCTCCTCTGGGCTTCGGCATCCAGAAGAACCTCCTGGTTCCTCTGAGActcttttacattttctgtttcttcatgGAGACTGTTTGCTTGATGCTCCGGCCTTTTATTCACCTCGTCCCGCCGCTGAACCGGCAGCTGCTCACCATGTTGAACACCCCGTTCAGCTTCTCCTACCAGAAGGCCAAGAGGGTCCTGGGCTACGAGCCGAGGTTCAGCTGGGAGGAGGCCAGAAGATCCACCATGGAGTGGCTGGCGTCCAATCTGCCGGCCGAGAGGGAACGGATCGCATTGAGATAA